In the Leguminivora glycinivorella isolate SPB_JAAS2020 chromosome 14, LegGlyc_1.1, whole genome shotgun sequence genome, one interval contains:
- the LOC125233416 gene encoding lipase 3-like → MRTSLILNVIVYAATIMPAPSISDSISNFFSGQSEKATKFFEEQRIKIERAFNSSIEEATKMKDSVNNYMEEQQNKISADINNYVESVKESGRKVADSWSYLPSDDNTARLENPDVVLSVPATIARHGYNCETHTVISQGYLLSIHRIPLSKKGDSVPSKTVILHHGLFASSADWILNGPEKGLAYMLAEAGYDVWMPNIRGNKYSREHAWLKTDSKSYWNFSWHDVALYDVPAIIDYIIKVKGEGTKITYIGHSMGTTILFAMLTLRPDYNNILTAGFALAPVVFMNDMKSSLKSFAPLASNVAYMEMLYGSHEFIPKHSTLGRISSSCKADSFDAAYCKNIIFSICGYDEKQFNKELLPVFLSHLGTGTSWKTTVHFAQLVTSERFQQFDYGASHNKIMYGRETPPEYDLKKVTLPITLFWSKNDLLSSETAVNMLKERLPATTDSYLVPNEEFNHLDYLWAIDAPTLLNNKIIEKLDTVSSGYNFYFSIKAAGK, encoded by the coding sequence ATGCGGACCTCGCTCATACTGAACGTTATTGTCTACGCGGCAACAATTATGCCAGCCCCCAGCATCAGCGATTCCATCTCAAACTTCTTCTCCGGTCAATCCGAGAAGGCCACCAAATTCTTTGAAGAGCAGAGAATAAAAATAGAGAGAGCTTTCAACTCAAGTATAGAGGAGGCGACTAAAATGAAGGACAGCGTTAACAATTACATGGAAGAACAGCAGAATAAGATCAGCGCTGATATCAATAATTACGTTGAAAGCGTGAAGGAGAGCGGAAGAAAAGTGGCAGATTCCTGGTCCTACCTGCCGAGCGACGATAATACAGCGCGTTTAGAAAATCCTGACGTCGTGTTGTCAGTTCCTGCCACTATCGCTCGTCATGGGTACAATTGCGAGACTCATACTGTTATATCACAAGGGTACCTGCTTAGCATACACCGAATCCCTCTTTCAAAGAAGGGAGACAGTGTTCCTTCGAAAACTGTTATTTTACATCATGGATTATTCGCCAGTTCCGCAGATTGGATCCTGAACGGCCCTGAAAAAGGCTTAGCTTACATGCTTGCTGAAGCTGGATATGACGTGTGGATGCCCAACATAAGAGGCAACAAGTACTCTAGGGAGCACGCCTGGTTGAAAACTGACTCCAAATCCTACTGGAACTTTTCTTGGCACGACGTCGCTCTATACGATGTTCCTGCAATTATTGACTACATTATTAAAGTGAAAGGAGAGGGCACTAAAATTACTTACATAGGACATTCGATGGGGACAACTATTCTATTTGCAATGTTAACTTTACGTCctgattataataatattctgACTGCTGGTTTCGCTTTAGCACCTGTGGTGTTCATGAACGATATGAAGTCTTCTTTGAAATCATTCGCACCGCTTGCCAGCAATGTCGCTTACATGGAGATGCTGTACGGATCCCACGAGTTCATTCCAAAACACTCGACCTTGGGTAGAATATCAAGCTCTTGCAAAGCGGACAGCTTTGATGCGGCCTACTGTAAAAACATTATATTCTCCATATGTGGTTATGATGAAAAGCAGTTTAACAAGGAGCTGCTACCAGTATTTTTGTCTCACCTCGGCACTGGGACCTCGTGGAAGACAACAGTACATTTTGCTCAGCTGGTCACCTCGGAAAGGTTCCAACAGTTTGACTATGGAGCTagccataataaaattatgtacgGACGAGAAACACCTCCTGAATACGatcttaaaaaagttactttacctataacattattttggtcgaaaaatgatttattatcaAGTGAAACGGCAGTGAATATGTTAAAGGAGCGGTTACCAGCGACGACCGACTCGTACTTGGTGCCAAATGAAGAATTCAATCATTTAGATTATTTATGGGCTATCGATGCTCCTACGCTATTGAACAACAAGATTATTGAAAAGCTCGACACCGTATCTTCAGGTTATAACTTTTATTTCTCCATAAAAGCTGCAGGAAAATGA